In the genome of Candidatus Methanoperedens sp., the window AACTGTTGTCACAAAGTTTTCTCCATGGATTGTCAGGTTCGTTGTCTCTCCTAAAAGTGCCTGATTTGTACTAAGGTGGTCAATAGTTGGTACGATAAGGTCAGATCCTGGCGCTAAACTGCCTGCTACATACCATGCATGACAACCTTGGCAATCATTTGGTCCAAGATGACCAAAGCCTGACTGCGAAGATGTATTGGCAATGTCCCACTGAATATTATGTATGGCATTTATACTATGACATCTCTCGCAAATTCGTATAGAGGAAGGCCCATTCGCCCCATCATGGTTATCATGGCACAATTCACATTTTGAGTTGTTCTGATTAATGAATCCACTCAAATTTCCTAAGCTGTGATGTGTCTTATTATTACTGGCTATGAAAGGAGTGGCTGTTAAATCCTGTCCATGACATGATTCACAACCCCCCCATTTCTTGCCACTTGTTAGATTGATTACTTTAAAAGTTGCATTGGGTGTCAAATTGGATAGTGGGGAAGTAGCTATATAGTGTCCATCGTTAATATTATCTACCAGACTTCCATGACAGGCTTGACAATTTCCAATCGTTGCAGCTTGTGTTTCGTGATGCTGTCTTCGAATATTCATCCCGTTAAAGGTATTATTATGGCATTGTATACAATTCCTAACCATTGTAATACCAGTCCCATCTGGAAGAACAGGGTGACAATCTGTACATTGAAATGGCTGACTTGTGTACCGATTTATAGCATGGTTCGCTACAAGGTTATGATGCGTGTCTGGTACACCTGAGGCATGACAAACTCTGCACATTGTCTCATTATAATTAATCAACAATGTATCATAAATACCCATATTTTGATTAACTGGTGGCGCCGGAATAGCAGCAAATGCCAGACCTACCAGTATCAGGCCTACTGTCATGGGCAATAAATAGTTTAATATAAAATGTTTTTTATTCATTATTTCACTCCTATCCTATCCATACAAAATTGAAATAATCGATATTTCCATAATTTCAAATATCTAAGGGAATATTTTTCTTGAACTCCTTGTTTTAATTCACTTTACCTTATTTTGTTTCTCATTCTATCCTATTTTTATTGATTATAACATCTTTTTAAATCATCTTATACAAATTAAGAATCAAAAAAATATAAAGGAATTAATTTTAAATAATCAATTCCTTCTAAATTCATATTTTGCCAGTTTTTTATTCTTATTTTATTTTCCTCATTTTGTTTTGTCTTTCAATTCATATTTCCATTTACCTCGATATCTGGAAGTTGTTGTCGCTCATATCTGTATACAACGAGTTGCTTGTGCTTGTTATTCTTATCTTGTAGTTAGTTCCGGTTGACTGGACGCGAGGAATATTCCAATTATAGGGACCAGTATTCGAAGCACTCTTTGCAATTGTGCTCACTACTGATGTGCCTTTAAGAAGTTCTATCTTTACACTTCCACCAGGATTACCTACAGATGTCCAAGTTATTGCGTGAGTCGTACCGCGCTTCCAATTTTCTCCTCCATTTGGAGAAGTAACTGTTATAGACGGTGTAGGTGTCGGAGTACCACCCACTATTGTAGCCGTTGCTTGTCCACTATCTGCAGTTATCACTGTTACCGTATCTCCTGCTGCTACCGAACCGGATAATGTTGCTACTATCTGTGTATCGCTCCAGCTGGTGATGCTGTCAGAATAATACACATTTCCTGCATGATTGAAAGTGACATATTGCTGAGCATTTGTTGCCGGTTGGCTTCCTAATCCAGTTCCTGAGATAGTTAGAGTTCCGCCATTCAATGTCGCTGAATTTATTGTCACTTTGCTTACCACTGTCAACGGTTTAATGTCGCTTGGTTTGGGCACATTCTCTACAGCATCGGTTTTTACAACCTTGATATAATGTGCACCTGCTGCCAGATTTACTGTAACAGTTATCTGCCCATTTGATATGACATCTGGAGTGAGATTTGTCTTATCATCTATATTCACAACGGTTGTAGCGCCAGTCTGCACGAAGTTGGTACCTGTGAGCGTCACAACTGTCGGAGTATTGGCGTTGAATACAGTCGGATTTGCCAACTGAACATCTGGAACAATAGCTCCTGCGAATGGATTCACATCACCGGCATCATACCATGCATGACAACCCTTGCAGTCCCATGAATGGTTTGCCGGATCTGAAGGATTATTTGAACCTATGTGACCATATCCACGTAATGTACTGGTATTGGCAAAGTCATACTGAACATTATGAATAGATCTCACGCTATGGCACGTTTCACATCCTCTGACATTAAGAACATCTGATATATCGACATGGCACCATGTGCATTTATCGAATATTTGTGTCGGTCCACCAGTTATTCCAAGTATCTCATTGTGGTGGGCATTATTATTACCAGTTGCATTTGGCGGGGCACTATATACTCCACCGATGGGACACGGCTGTCCACCAATCCCACAAACTACTTGAGTAAAGTAAATCGGCGGATTTGCTAATGCATTCTCCGAATGGCAAGCTAAACAACCTCCCCATACTCTCCCAGAAGTACTGTTGAAGGCTTTGTATAATGCACTGGGTGTCACCTCGCTTGGAGGATAAGGAGGAATGTAATGTCCGTCATTATAATCATCCACTGATGCGCCATGACAGAATTTGCAATTTCTTGCCTGTGCATGCGTAGTGTTGTGATGGGGCCTGGTGAAGTTACTTACATGTGCGCCAAGGGAATCGCCCCAGAAAGGAGTACTATTATGACAATCCATGCAATTTCTATCTATTAATATTCCAAATCCTGAACCTGGTGTTGACGGATGACAGTCTTGACATCCAAATGGTTGGCTTGTGCTTGGATTTATAGCACTCGTTGCAACAAGATTGTGGTGCCTAGTTGGCACTCCGCCAGTCACCAAGGGACTGGATGTAGAATTATGACAACCTCTGCACAGAGGCTCAGTATAGTTAATCATCATCGTATCGTAAATACCGAAATTCTGATTAACTGGTGGCGGCGGAATAGCAGCAATTGCTAATATTGCCAAAAATGCCAGAGCAAAAATCGGTATCAAAATTTTTCCTTTAATTTTCATTTTTGCCTATCCTCTTTTTTCTTTTTCTATTTTCTGTTTTTTTTCTTTTCTTTTTATATATCCTGCATGAATGTAAAATTAAAAAAATTGAAAGAAGAGATCATTCATCCCTTCTTTCTAACTTACAATTTTTTTTACGGTTTCACGATGCTGAATACGCTGTCGCTAGTATCCTTGTATATCGTGTATGTCTGACCTTTGGCGTTTACGCTTGTTATTCTTACCTTATAGGTTGTTCCTAGTGCCTGGGTACCAATCGCCCAACTATAGGTACCAGAGTTCGCAGTGCTAATTGTTTTCTTAACACTCGTTCCTAGAAGGATTTCTATCTTTACATTTGCTCCCATCTGACCAACTTTTGCCCATGTTATCGTCTGAGTGGTTTTTTGTTTCCAGGTCTCTCCTCCATTTGGAGAAGTAACTGTTATTCCTGGTGTTGGTGTTGATACTACAATAGCTGCCGCTGCATCTCCAGCGTCCGCAGTTATCACTTCTGCCGTATCTCCTGCTGCTACTGTACCAGATACTGTTGCCACTATCTGTGTATCGCTCCAGCTATTGATACTCGCAGAATAACCTGCATGGCCGACAATGACATATTGCTGAGCATTTGTTGCCGGTTGACTTCCGAATCCAGATCCGGAAAGAGTTAAGGTTGCGCCGTTCAATGTCGCTGAAGACAAAGTGACCACTGGCACAACAGTCAATACTGACAGTTTGCTTAGCGTGTCTGGGCCTTTCACAAGTTGCAGTTGATGGATTCCTGCGCTCAGTGCCGGAATGCTGACTACTATCTGCGTATCTGTCTCAGATGTTGGTGTATATGTCACTCCATCTACAGTTACTACAGATGTATAGGCATCATTCACGAAGTTCGAACCTGTGATGGTAAGAGTCGTTGCAGTGTTTACAGCTATTACTGACGGGCTTATACTATCCACTGTTGGAATAATAGGTCCTGAGAACGGATTTGTATCTGCTGGCAGCCATGAATTGTGGCATCCATAACAATCTGTATTATTTCCTACGTGCCCAAGTCCTTGGGTTGTACCTGCACCAGCAAGTTCGATATTATGGATACTTTGCACACTATGGCATTTCTGACAACCTGTACCATTAATGGTAATATTAACGGTACCTGGTTCAAATGATCCGTTAGCTGCGTCCTTCGCCTCGATAGTTGAGTTTCTAAGTTCCAGTGAACTAGGTAAGATTTCACCAGTAAATGGATTGATTGCGGTGAATGTCTCGCCTGGATATATTACATGGCACCAGCTGCAAACTGCACCCGGGGTCCTGCCTCCAAGAGTTCCATATCTACCACTTACATTCACAAAACCGTCCAGAATTGTCTGGTGATGGCTGTCGTGGTTGTCCAGAATTGGTGTCCCAGTATACAAGCCTTTTGCAGCTAAACTGTTATTGTTTGATGCATTTACCGTACCCAAATGGCATGATTCGCAACCTCCCCATGTCTTATTTTCCAAAGTGGTGCCATCCGAATGGTAGAGTGTAGTGGGTAATGGTTGTAAGCTGGTGATCTTAAATGTGGCGAACGGGGTTATCATGAAGTCCGTAGCATACGATGGTACATAATGACTGTCGTTGTAGTTGGCTACGAAACTGCCGTGACAGATCTTACACTGCCTGGCCGCTACAGGATTTCCAATATTCGCATCATCATATGTTGTATTGAAGTGATGCGGTCTGCTTAAATTGCCCACATGGCCGCCAATGGAATTTCCCGTGAAATTGTTTGCTGGATTATGGCAATCTGTACAGCTACGGTCCAACAATATTCCATTTCCTACTCCTGGGGTCGGTGGATGGCAATCTCCACATCCGAATGGAGCATTGGTAAGCGGATTTATCGCATTTCCTGACAACAGTCTGTGATGTCTTGTTGGTACGCCACCAAGGACATTACCGTATCCACCAGGGGTGTTTGTTCCTGTCGTTTGATGGCAGGCTCTGCACGCATTCTGGTCTGTTGCATTGGTTTGGAAAAATGCTATCGAAGTATCGAATATACCAAGGTTCTGCGGCACCGGCGGTGGTGGTGGCGGTGGCGGTGTTAACGCCCAAGCTAAGCCGACAAACGCCAGAAAGACGACAGCGGCCGCTAAATACAATTTTTTATTTTTCATTTTTTTTCTCCTATCTATATTACTACTATATCACACATTCAGACCTCGATTCGGACAGTGATATCCGAATTTTGAGGTCTTAATTCAGATCGATATCAATCCTTGATAATGATCCTCCTCTGTATATGATCTAGTAGTAGTATGCACGAATCTCAATTTGATTGCATTATGATCTATTATGGTTGTACTGAATTCATCATTCATGTTTTCGCCCTATCCCGCGTTTTTCTCAGGACACTTGAGTTTTCCTATCCATTCAACTCTCAATCCTTTCAAAGGTCAGTGTCATGATTGCTCATTAGGATATAATGCAACTTTTAATCTCAAAACCATATTTATGGATAAGATAGTAATTGATAATTATTAAGTTGCATCCTATCCTAACTATTATTCCCACTCTATATTAGTTTAAATAATTGTATGGATAAAACATATATGGGAATTAATATCCTATTCTAATAATAATTCATATATAGGAAAGATGTATTTTTTTTCTAGTAATAATCAAAATATGAAAAAGATGTATATCTTAACTATCCAGTAAATATCATTGCGCAGTTTTCAGCAAAAGAAATATCAGAATTACTTCGTCATAACCGTATTAATGTCATCCAATTTTTTCAACAATTCTTTCCCCTCGCTTGTCAGAATATATTTATCCTCATCAGTACGGTCAATAAAATTTTCATTCATTAAAAATTCTAAATGTTTATTGAAGTTTTTCCAATCAATATAAGCCTTATGCATAATTCGCGTCTTCTTAGCATCTTTCTCCACTTGTATTATCTTGAGAATTTCTCTGATAATTTCCCATCGACTTCTATAATTGCTCATGCCACAGTCCTATCCGGTTGATAATATGCCTCATTATGTATATGAGGGTTTCGATTGCCATTGGTATGCAATGTTAATTAAAGAAAATGTATATGAGGTTTTCGATTTGCATTGGCATACTATATTGATTAAACAAGATGTATATTCGTTACGTAACGGATAGTATTTATTATGATCTAAAGCTTATGGTGCTCCAAACCATTAACAAGAGACGATATATACAAATAGATGGTTTCAAAGAAAGCACAAAAGAAGACAAAAACAAAACAGAAGAGGGGGATAAAAAATACGAAGATGAACGGAATTGGAAAGAATATAACGTAAAACCGGTCAAGCTGGGGAACTCTCGCTGGAATTTCTTGAGAACCGGGATGCCGAATTACCAAAAAGAATTCAGTGCAAAACGATGCCTAAATCAGCAATATCTCAATCCAATGGCAAACTTCATAGCGTGGTAAGACCCTCTGGAGGACTGAAGAAGGACGAGGGACTGAAATGGAAAAAACAGTTGAAGTTTCACATGTATCAAAATCTTTCAACGGGCAGCCGGTTGTTAAAGATATTTCCTTTGAGATAGCACCCGGTGAGGTATTCGGCCTGATAGGACCGAACGGGGCCGGGAAAACCACGATCATCCGGATGCTTCTTGATATAATGAAACCGGATTCCGGCGAAATAAATATCCTCGGAGGACGAGCTGGTACCAAGGACATGATCGGCTACCTTCCAGAAGAGCGGGGGATGTATCGGCGACTTTCGGTAATGGATACCCTGATGTATCTTGGCGCCTTGAAAAACAGGCAGAGTAGAGAGAGAACATTGTCCCTCCTTGAAAAGATGGGCATGCTCACAAATAAGGATATGAAGATCCAGGAACTCAGTAAGGGCATGCAGCAAAAGATCCAGTTCATTGCGGCGATAAACCACGACCCGCAGCTCATAATCCTCGACGAGCCCTTCTCAGGTCTTGACCCTGTGAACATGAAGCTTGTTAAAGACCTGATACTTGAACTCAGCAGGGAAGGAAAAACTGTGCTGATCAGCACTCACATGATGGACCAGGTGGAGCGCATGTGCGAGCGGATATTCATGATACACCGTGGAAAAGGGGTATTATACGGCAGCGTATCTGAAATAAAATCCAGGTATGGCAAGAATACTATTTTCCTTGAGTTCGAAGGCGAGCTGAAAAATATAACCGGTGTAAAGAAGATCAGTCATTCGGGCAATTACGCTGAACTTGTTCTCGAACCCGGGGTGGATACCCGGGATATACTAAAGAGTATTGCAGCC includes:
- a CDS encoding IPT/TIG domain-containing protein, whose translation is MTVGLILVGLAFAAIPAPPVNQNMGIYDTLLINYNETMCRVCHASGVPDTHHNLVANHAINRYTSQPFQCTDCHPVLPDGTGITMVRNCIQCHNNTFNGMNIRRQHHETQAATIGNCQACHGSLVDNINDGHYIATSPLSNLTPNATFKVINLTSGKKWGGCESCHGQDLTATPFIASNNKTHHSLGNLSGFINQNNSKCELCHDNHDGANGPSSIRICERCHSINAIHNIQWDIANTSSQSGFGHLGPNDCQGCHAWYVAGSLAPGSDLIVPTIDHLSTNQALLGETTNLTIHGENFVTTVNGITRSSIVALTKGVIKNGTTISNITINPTRINDHEIFVTIPPLNKGLYAIYLIKDGNEESNKRPFVVGPEVIVNSAILKSTLISKTVTINGSGFGTYDPAYNNWTYVTINNVTTFRSVQVTNWSETSINVTSPDARIGDTATVNSIYGANSTQVTGG
- a CDS encoding IPT/TIG domain-containing protein translates to MKNKKLYLAAAVVFLAFVGLAWALTPPPPPPPPVPQNLGIFDTSIAFFQTNATDQNACRACHQTTGTNTPGGYGNVLGGVPTRHHRLLSGNAINPLTNAPFGCGDCHPPTPGVGNGILLDRSCTDCHNPANNFTGNSIGGHVGNLSRPHHFNTTYDDANIGNPVAARQCKICHGSFVANYNDSHYVPSYATDFMITPFATFKITSLQPLPTTLYHSDGTTLENKTWGGCESCHLGTVNASNNNSLAAKGLYTGTPILDNHDSHHQTILDGFVNVSGRYGTLGGRTPGAVCSWCHVIYPGETFTAINPFTGEILPSSLELRNSTIEAKDAANGSFEPGTVNITINGTGCQKCHSVQSIHNIELAGAGTTQGLGHVGNNTDCYGCHNSWLPADTNPFSGPIIPTVDSISPSVIAVNTATTLTITGSNFVNDAYTSVVTVDGVTYTPTSETDTQIVVSIPALSAGIHQLQLVKGPDTLSKLSVLTVVPVVTLSSATLNGATLTLSGSGFGSQPATNAQQYVIVGHAGYSASINSWSDTQIVATVSGTVAAGDTAEVITADAGDAAAAIVVSTPTPGITVTSPNGGETWKQKTTQTITWAKVGQMGANVKIEILLGTSVKKTISTANSGTYSWAIGTQALGTTYKVRITSVNAKGQTYTIYKDTSDSVFSIVKP
- a CDS encoding ATP-binding cassette domain-containing protein, which produces MEKTVEVSHVSKSFNGQPVVKDISFEIAPGEVFGLIGPNGAGKTTIIRMLLDIMKPDSGEINILGGRAGTKDMIGYLPEERGMYRRLSVMDTLMYLGALKNRQSRERTLSLLEKMGMLTNKDMKIQELSKGMQQKIQFIAAINHDPQLIILDEPFSGLDPVNMKLVKDLILELSREGKTVLISTHMMDQVERMCERIFMIHRGKGVLYGSVSEIKSRYGKNTIFLEFEGELKNITGVKKISHSGNYAELVLEPGVDTRDILKSIAADVRVNKFEVSAPSLNEIFIKVVEGT